A single region of the Vicia villosa cultivar HV-30 ecotype Madison, WI linkage group LG4, Vvil1.0, whole genome shotgun sequence genome encodes:
- the LOC131596616 gene encoding dihydroflavonol 4-reductase-like: MGSVSETVCVTGASGFIGSWLVMRLMEHGYTVRATVRDPDNMKKVKHLLELPGAKSKLTLWKADLAEEGSFDEAIKGCIGVFHVATPMDFESKDPENEVIKPTINGLIDIMKACEKAKTVRRLVFTSSAGTVDVTENPKSVIDETCWSDVDFCRRVKMTGWMYFVSKTLAEQEAWKYSKEHNIDFVSIIPPLVVGPFLMPSMPPSLITALSLITGNEAHYSIIKQGQYVHLDDLCLAHIFLFENPKAQGRYICCSHEATIHEVAKLIKQKYPEFNVPTKFKDIPDELEIIKFSSKKITDLGFKFKYSLEDMFTGAVETCREKGLLPKAVESVENEVDDSTKK; encoded by the exons atGGGTTCGGTGTCGGAGACTGTATGTGTTACCGGGGCCTCGGGTTTCATAGGATCGTGGCTCGTTATGAGACTTATGGAGCACGGTTATACCGTTCGAGCCACTGTGCGCGATCCAG ATAACATGAAGAAGGTGAAGCATTTGTTGGAACTGCCGGGTGCAAAAAGCAAATTGACACTTTGGAAAGCTGATCTTGCTGAAGAGGGAAGTTTTGATGAAGCTATTAAAGGTTGTATAGGAGTTTTTCATGTGGCTACACCAATGGATTTTGAATCCAAGGATCCCGAG aATGAAGTGATTAAGCCAACAATAAACGGATTAATAGACATAATGAAAGCATGTGAGAAAGCAAAAACAGTTAGAAGATTAGTATTCACATCCTCAGCTGGAACAGTGGATGTCACTGAGAATCCAAAGTCTGTCATTGATGAAACCTGTTGGAGTGACGTTGACTTTTGCCGCAGAGTCAAAATGACCGGTTGG ATGTATTTTGTTTCAAAGACACTGGCAGAGCAAGAAGCATGGAAGTATTCAAAAGAACACAACATAGATTTTGTTTCCATCATTCCACCACTAGTTGTTGGACCCTTTCTTATGCCATCAATGCCACCTAGTTTAATCACTGCTCTTTCCCTAATCACAG gAAATGAGGCACATTACTCAATCATAAAACAAGGACAATATGTCCACTTAGATGACCTTTGTCTTGCTCATATATTTCTGTTTGAGAATCCAAAAGCTCAAGGGAGATACATTTGTTGTTCACATGAAGCAACCATTCATGAAGTTGCAAAACTTATTAAGCAAAAATATCCAGAATTCAATGTTCCTACAAA ATTCAAGGATATTCCGGATGAATTGGAAATTATAAAGTTTAGTTCAAAGAAGATCACAGATTTGGGGTTCAAATTTAAGTACAGCTTAGAAGACATGTTCACAGGAGCTGTAGAAACCTGCAGAGAAAAAGGGCTTTTACCTAAAGCTGTGGAGAGTGTAGAGAATGAAGTTGATGATAGCACAAAGAAATAA